The nucleotide window ATGATGTGGgggaaaggaatgaaagaaggaaggacaaaaTCATGTTAGATGGGTATAGTGGTGCAAgcctacccccatcccacccacaaAACCACCCAACCACCCCAGTGGTTGGCACCAGGTGAAGCAGGGACCTAAGCCAACCAGGTTCACCAACGCGGAACTGGTATAGAAGTGCCACAAGGGGGCAGCACAACACCAGAGTTTCTGACAGGTTGCAGGGCCAGCAGCCTTCCTGCCTTTTCTATTGGCACAGGTGGGGGTCTCCATGCTCTCCAAACCTTCCTCCTGACTGCCTCCCACAGGATCAACAGGGAGCACTACTCACACAGCTCCCCAGCGCCTCCCACAGGGACAGCGGAAAGTACTTGTTGAACAGCTCTTCAGTGCTGTGCACAGGGGATGAACTCAATGCTGAGGCCAATTCCAGATGTGAGTCACAGGGAAAAAAATTACTGCACTGCACATCTAGATGCCCGACTTTCTTCTCTCTATCAGAAAGGTCTTCTGATTCACACGGAATATGTGGTTGTTATGGGCTGCCATGACACTGTTTTCTCAGATTTGGGCATTAAGATTTGGGGGTAGGGGTTGTTGGCTTTTAAAATAGTGTCATTCCTCCTAGACTGACCTCCAACTCTCCATGTTGGAAGATGACCTTGACCACCTGATCCTTTTGTCTCCACCCTCCAATACTGGGATTTCCAGCATGCTCCACCTGGTTTTATTTTATGCTGGGCAAGAATCCAGGGTCAAGAACCAGTGTGCATGCAAGGCACACGGAACACTAGTCCTGTTGTTCACTTTCTGtgttttagagaaagagagagaatctcACAGTGCCACCAAAGCTAGACTACTGctccttatatagcccaggctggccttgaatttatggcTAGTCTCCTGACTaagcctccagagtcctgggattataagtatacaCCTTCACCCTGGCTCTGGCATCTAGTCTTAAGAAAAATGCACAAACTCCCTAGAACTGGCTAAATTGAGGGGTATGAGATCTCCCGAGGGGTGAGGGGACTAAACCTTGAAGCAGTGGGGTGAGGCTCCAGCTCATAGGGTCATCATCTGCAGGTCTGGGCATGGACATGGAGCAGCATACACAAATGCTAACAGTGTTCCAGTGTTCCAGCGCACCTAAGAGGAACTGAGGCAGCAGGATCCTCAggaatttaaagccagcctggactacatactgAATTTCAGCCCAGCCCCAGTTATAGGGCAATACTCTGTGGGAACACTAAAACCAGCAGATGAAAACAGTTTGTAGCAATACTATTCGTATTGACCAAAGTAGACAGAACCAAATGtcagaaaataagatggaagTGTGCGTGTGACACCTTAATACACCTGTCAGGGAATGAAAGCCAATTTCCATCCTTGGTTGTAGGTGGAATGTGTTCCCTTAGCATGCTTCTGTGAGACTGTTATTATTAGGGTGGGTCATTCAaggttttatgtgtgtttttttggttGGTCGGTTTTAATTCCATGTATCTATTTCAGTCAttgcaatttttatttcatgtttgcaTTTTTGGTTTGCTGTTTATAGCGATCTTCAGTGTTTGGTGATTCTCTGGGGGTCCAGTTTAAGACAGAACAGCTGACCTCCCTGGAAGTTGTTCATgtagaagagaggcagagagagataaagagagacacagagacagacagagagagatactcaCCAGTGGCTTTATATtcctggggatgggggcaggtgAACAATACAGTTGTCTTAGGGGGATCACAATGTGAGAGGACAGATCtccctcccaggctggcctgagtcgCCTGAGAAGTCCTCCTCAGTTTTGTCTGAGCAGATCCAGTGGCTGAGGCCAGCAAAGGATCCTGTGGAATGTACTTTCCCAGAGTTGCTGTCGGTGGTTTGGGAAGCATGGGGTTCTGGGGTGCTCTTCCCACCCCAGAGTGGAATaagattctcttttcttttcagattgagcacacacacacacacacacacacacacacacacacacacacacaaaatgtctgTCCTAGGAGCTTAGTGTTGCTCAGAGGACCAAGCAGATAAGACCTACAGATGTGTTCTCCTAGTGGTGGAACACTATCAAGACAcctgttggacacagaagccatcCTAGCATGATTATCATCCCAGGACCCTTGTTTTCATGTCACATTAGGGAGACACATAGACAGATGTACCATCTACATCAGTGACACAGACTTTTCTGTGTCTCATGCTGTGGCATGTTGGCACCGTCTAAGGAGAAAGAACACACGAGGTAAGACCTTACCAATGTGACTGTGGGAAGGACAGGGGAGGCTTCCAGGAAACTCACCCAACAGATGTGTGAAAGGCTGCTTACCTGTGCAAGAACAAGTGACCTTACGGATATGCCCTCTGAGTGCAGACTTGGGCTGGCACGAGGCAGGGCCCACAGCAGGTTGCTGCCCCTTCATAAGGGTTTCTGGTTCGATCCATATCACGACACCTATCACTCCCTCATGGTGTGGCATGTGGTGGTGAATGTGGAATATGGCTCCCAATGGGAATGGTGGCCTTGAAGGAGCAAGCATGGAGAGGCAGCAGGTGAGTAACTAGAGGGCAGAATTGATGGAGAGAGGAGACTCAGCCTGCCCTGGAGTCACTCCCCAGTAGAGATTGTCCCAAGCTTTGCTCTGAGTCAGGTCTGATGACTCAAGCAATGTACCTTGCTGTGATGACTTTTGGGGTTCTTTCGAAAGGTTGGCAGGAGGCTGTCCTCTAGAGGAGTCCTACAGGGCTGCTTGCAGGTCACATCCTCAACCTGGGAACCCATCTTGGGGCAGGTGGGACAGGCTGACTAGAAATACTCTCCCTGGGGAGAGAAGTCTCACCTCATGGAGAAGACCATGCTCTCTGCCCAGAAACAGGGAGCAAAGGACAGTCACTACCCAGAGGGCAATCTCTGATGTTTAGCCAGGTAGGGGGAGAGGGGCtatttttcccccgagacagctTAGGGCCCCTTTACACCTCAGCCCTCCCCTCTGAGCAAGACCCTGTGGAAAGCCTGTCCTTCCTGCCTGGGATTTTACCTGGAGAGATCTGCGCTGGGGTGGACAGCTCTTCCTCTGCAGGAGGGGCCTGTATCCACACTGCCTCCCGGACTTCTGGCCTGGCTTCCCATGGGGCTGTCCGATTCTCAGCCAGACTGGTCCCCAACCTGTGGCTCACAAGCCATGGAGCTGGGGCTTGACCTCTTGAGGACTTCAAAgcagaaagacacaggaaggagACTCTTAGTGGCTTTGGAACACACAGGACTTACTGTGCTGGCCCTGCAGTGTCTAAGCACCCCACTGGTCCTCCATGGGATCTTTGCCTCCTTTGGCCTTGCCCCGCCTCCTGCTCTCCCTGCTCTCATCAGCATCTCTGCTGTCCACTTGTAGCTCAAAAAGCCTGAGGTCACACTTGAGGGGATTCTCTGGGATTGGTCTCTCTGAAGTGACAGGTTGATAAGTTCACAAGTGTGCCACGACTGGGCACAGGCATCATTTATCACAAGGGACAGGAGgagaagcacaaataaaatgaagtaagtGCACCCACCtggttcggggggggggggcgacctTTAGAGCCAGGTTGTTGCAGGAGGCATGGCCTCTCTCTGCAGGAGGCAGGCAGCAGCAACACAGGTGTCTGAGGCAGTTCATGATTGTTTTCTTGACCCCCTTCCAGCTGTGACACCTCCGGGTTCTGGAAGAAGCTGGGCCTGCATCCTGGGGCTGGCCATGGGTGATGATCACTTCCTGGGTCATGGCCACGTCCAGAGTGGTAGCCTCTTCCTGTGTGATGGTCTCAACCTGGGTCATGGTGGCTTCTGCGGTGATGGTTGCATCCTGAATGATGGCCTCTACCTGCATGATGGTCGCTTCCTGGGTCATGATTGCTTCCTACATGATGGACTCATCCTAGATCATGGTCAATTCCTGGGTTGTAGTCCCTTCCTGGGTCAAGGTCCCTTCTTGGGTCATTCCCTCAACCTGGGCCATGGTCCCTTCCTGAGTCATGGTCGATCTCTGGGTGATGGTCTCTTTCTGCAATGTATCCCAAAGGGAGGAGCCTGTGGGAGTGAAATACTGAGATGCCTCCTGGGAGCTCCAGAGTTCCTCTTGGGGACTGCAGGAGAACATGTTGTCTGTGTCACTTGTACTCTCATTCTGGTGTGGCCTAGGAGAGGAGGTGTCTGGAAAGAGAGGTGGCTGGACACTGGCCATGTGGCTGCCGAATGACCCGATCTCGGACTGTTTGAAATACTCAGTGATTTCCAGGTTGCTGCCCATGAGAGAATCAGCCATAGGACAGCCCAGGTAGGGTAGGTGGGGAGGGTGGGTCCTCTTTGGCTGGCAGCACAGGGCGGCAGGCATGCTGTGCCttgtgccaccctgcctggcattcttctcatctttctccttGGTCTTCGATGGCAAGGTGAAGGTGGGGAGAGCAGGGTCGGTAGCTCTCCCCAAGGACACAGGGAAAGTGTGAAGATCTGCCAGGTTGAGGACAAGGCCTGGCTGCATGGCTCTCACGGGTTTCTCCTGGTGATGGTAGCAGTCTCCCCCAGGTAACTGGTGCTGTAGAATTAGGTAAGTGGCCATCACCTGGTTGTATTTCTGGTCTCTCAGAGACTCAATGATTTCTTCAGATTTATACCCCATGACTGTCATGGCCCTGACAATGCTCGGGCTCGGGGTGCCTGGGAGAGACTGGGTGGAAGCAGGTGGTGACCAAGCCTCACTGTTCCTGACCATGGGGCGCTTCATGATTTGGCCTACGGTGGGCCTCCTGTAGGGGTTTATAATCAGAAGTTTGAGGATGACATCATGAATATCAACGGAAACATGCAGAGGCACCCTGAAGTTTTTAGTGAGGATCTGCTCTTTCACCCCTGCAACAGAGCTAGCTTTGAAGGGAAAGTCCCCCCGCCCCCCTGTCACCATGAAGAAGAGGAGCACACCTAAACTCCAAATATCAGTGGCATGGCCATTGTATGCCTTTTTTCCAAAGAGTTCCGGGGCACAGTAGTACAGAGTGCCACAGAAACCACCAAGCTTCTCCTCAGGGATGACCTTAGCAGAAAGGCCAAAATCACACAGCTTGGCATTACCCATGTGTTCGATTAGGATGTTATTGGCTTCTATGTCTCTATGAACAATAAAGTTATCATGGCAGATATTGCTGGGTGAACAGCCTTCGAGCCTCGCTCTCCTCTAAGGACCCCAGTTCCAGGATGTGATGCAGCAGGCCTCCCTCTGATGCATGCTCCATCACCAGGTAGGTGGTCTCTCTGGTGTGGACCACATGAAACAATTTAATGATGTTAGGATGGGCAAGGGATTTCATGATGCTGATTTCACGTTGATAAGCGAGGcatacttgtttttttttgtttttttgtttttttgtttttttttttttttttggtttttcgagacagggtttctctgtgtagctttgtgcctttcctggaactcacttggtagcccaggctggcctcgaactcacagagatccgcctggctctgcctcccgagtgctgggattaaaggcgtgcgccaccaccgcccggccataaatacatctttttttttttttttttttttttttttttttttggtttttcgagacagggtttttctgtgtagttttggtgcctgtcctggatttcgctctgtagaccagactggccttgaactcacagagatccacctggctctgcttcccagtgctgggattaaaggcgtgtgccaccgctgttCGACTAGAGGCATACTTCTTGTTTCTAAGAATTTTTACAGCCACACAGGATAGATACTGTGGGTACATGAAAGGCCAGTTTGACCTCTGGAAACTGTCCTTGGCCCAGGGTCATCATCATCTTATAGTCATCGATCAAGGTCTCCTCAGCAGAGCAGTGGGCCTCCCCGCCCTGCTCCATGGTTGGGTCCTCATTGATACAGCTAGAACCAAACTCTCAATGGGGAATTTTCTACAGTCCAAATCAGGCCCAGACTGTTTATCAATACAAATTCCTTcatccaaaaggaaaagaaagtcagAGGTACTTTAGACAACCTAACAGGAACTCAATGCtcaagaagagaagaaagcactTTCCAAAGCAGCAGACAGCAGAATAAGACACATATTGGGTTGGTAGGAATCAACTGGAAACAGAGAATAAAACAAAGGGGTCACAGAAGCTAAGAGCCGTTTCTTGGGAAGGATAATCATCCTCTTACCCGAACTCAACACTCACTGAGAGAGAAGGCACTAATAAAATCAGGTGCAAGAGCAGCTGATATGACAACAGACACCCCCAAATTCAGAGTGCccgggtggggagatggctcaggagttcagAAGACCTGTATGTGGTTCTCAGGACCCAGGTCAGCTGGCTCACAACTAccctaactccagctctaggtgagcctacacctctggcctctgagggcatccatacatatgcatgcatgtgcccatGTGGGCAGACTTGCACAGACACGTGAACCCTCACAGGCACTATACATAACTTAAAATAGTGATAAAAGtctttttgtattatttcttttctatgaCCTAGAAGGTCCAAAAaggtcatcagatcccttggaattggagtttcaggcagttatGTTGTGTCATGGGAGTGCTGGGAggcaaacctaggtcttctgtaagaacagtacatgctcCTACCTGCTGGGCTATCCCTCAAACTTACCCCACCCCAAAATTAATCTGTTTGTTAAACCCAGAGGGTTTTTCTCATTGATTGGAAAATGTGGATGAAATTGAGAAATTTCTAGATACAAATTCAACTTGAGAAGAGACAGTAAACAACAAGATTGAAGTTTTTATGAAAATAGACTCTGCAcagaaaagcccaggaccaggcaCTTACTGATGAGCCATTCCAGCCCCTAAAGAACAAATGTCAGCACTCCTCCAAACTGCACAAAATAGAAAGGACTTAACAGTTCCAAGCTCATTCATGCCAAAGCCAGGGAAGGAcactattaagaaaaaaaaggctgTTTCCATGATGAACATGGATGTGAAAGTCCTTAATAATAGTACTAACCCTTCTCATTAAATTCCACAACACATTAATAAGGTCATACTTGATGGTTAAAACACACTCACAAGGATCCGTGCAAGGATTGCTCTGCATGCTTAGAGGTCAAACACCACAATATAGGAACGGAATGAAGGGCAAGAGTGCCACAGTCAAGCCATGGGAAGCCACACAGGATGAAACTGGGGCTCTCAACAAGGACAGACTGGAGCAGATGCTTTACCTGGGAAAAGCCAGTCCTTTATATGTGCCGCttgttttctctcctctgtgGGGTTTGGGAGCAGGAGGGGGTCGTCAACTTAAAAAGGGGCTACTAGGAaagtggaggaggaagtggagaagaAAGCGTAACAGCACAGGTTAGTCACATGATTaatgtgatcaaaatgcattacaGGTGTTCCTGTGATTGTCATAACTAAATTGCTTCTACGGTGCCATATTCTGTACCAAGAAAAGGCTTGAAATGGGAGGAATAAATCAAGGaaaactgttgctggagaatttctctccagctcccaccaccaagtcccgccagtctcagagcccacttataaaataaacacacagactcttacattatttaaactgcttggccattagctcaggcctgtcattgtctagctcttactcttatatttagcccatttctattaatctttactttgccacatggctcatggcttactggtaccttacatcttccttgtcctgatggtggctggcagtctctctggccttatgatttttggaagacgggtatttccattatcctggaaagacaaaaacagaaccctaccccaaccttgattgttaaatttttcttacaacttgtagagatgtcacattggtggatgatcttttacttcacctcatcaaggggtttttcctgttcaaatcgaatttttattaattttgttggtatccatagcttttcttctcctgcagaaacaaaggcaaaaccccttccccaacgtagaacatatccaggtttccattctgaggtcagcacatccttgaaataaaccggttggtttagctcgggagttttgtctgtcgtccaatgtctctctgcagctgttgttcctttctcatcagcattgagaaaattcaaggttaataaagcactatgcaatctatttctaggagtcattgttacctgttgctgtttatttagcatatcctttaaagttcgattggatctttctatgactgcttggcctgtgggattgtgtggtatacctgtaacatgctttatattgtaataagcaaagaattgtctcattttattggagacatatgctggagcattgtctgtcttaatttgtacaggtatccccatgatggccataacttctaataggtgtgtaatcacagaatcagccttttcagaactcataggagttgcccattgaaatcctgaataggtgtcaatggtatgatgtacatactttaatcttccaaattctgcaaaatgaaacacatccatctgccaaatttcatttctttgtataccttttggattgctccctgcaggtaatggaagttggttatagatggaacaagtaggacattttttcacaatatccttagcctgttgccaagtgatggagaaatccttcttcaaacctttgctatttgtgtggtatttcttatgaaattctgaagcttctagcacattacctattagtaactgatcaatctcatcattaccttgtgctagaggtcctggcagacctgtatgggatctgatatgtgttatatatataggatgttccctttttctgatgatttcctgcaattgtatgaataatgaagttaattctgtattatcaggaataaattcagcagtttcaatatgtaaaacaactctctctgcatattgagagtcagtgactatattgaggggttctgtgaagtccatcagtaccataagaatggcatacagttctgccttttgtacagagctgtatggactttgtaccactttacttaagtctcctgatttatatcctgctttccctgatttatttgcatcagtatagaatgtgaggactccagaaattggcttttgtcgtacaatgtgaggaaggacccattcggttttctttataaattctattctcttgcttttgggatagtggttgttaatctctcccaaaaagttactgcaggctctctgccagtagaAAACATGACAAAAATAAGTGAAGAGGTAAAGATAAacacagaggggctggagagatgatttagtGTCTCAGAGCACCTCCTGCTCTTTCATAGAAGCCTGGTTAGGTGCCcaacagccacatggtggctcacaatcacctgttaCTTGAGTTTCAGCTAATCTGTCTTAACAAGGACCCTTccactttaataataaaacaaggaGTCATAAGAATGACAATGGCTCCAGAGCATTGGCCCTGCCTCGGTTACAGACTGATAGTCTCCCCTTAGTAGGTGGATAGTGTTTTGCTCTTCATTTGGACCCTAGCCTTCTGTGACAAGTTTGTAATAACTCATCATGTCTGCTCTCAAAGAATtcaacttatttttctttaaactcaGCTTGATGGGTCCTATAGGATGACAGCTCCTGACTATATTGGGATGTTGTGAGAAAATACTGTTTTCCATGGCACCCCAGGACCTAGGACTAACATCTGTGGGGCTGAAAGTTGACATCATTTGTCACATGGTCCCCATTGTTCCTGAGACTTCTCACCAAagtccaggatcccagaagaCAGTGGCCTGATATGTTCAAAATGATCAAGAAAGTACTTGTCAGCCAGAACCCTATAGACAACATGTGTAGGAGATGGAGCCCTATCCTGGCACCCCAGTCCTTCTGCTCTAAAACAAAATGCCTTAGTTTGTcccttataaacaacagaaatcagTTACTTGTGTATCTGGACATTGACAAAGCAAGATCAAGATACCAACAGATTGTGTAACAGGGCTTCTTTCTAACTCTAATTGGTACTTTGTATGTATTTCCACATGGTCAAGGAAAAGCATGAACTCAGTGTATCAAAGCCCTTTTCTAAAGGCCACATGTTCTGCTGTTTGGCAAGTTTTTAGTGTTCGTGAGTCCCCaaatcttattattattattatttttggtttttcgagacagggtttctctgtgtagctttgcgtctttcctggaactcacttggtagcccaggctggcctcgaactcacagagatccgcctagctctgcctcccgagtgctgggattaaaggcgtgcgccaccaccgcccagcccccaAATCTTAATACTGATTGACGTTTCAACAGAGACCTGGCAGGACATAGACACAGTctcacacttatacacacactacacatactacacacacacacacacacacacacacacacacacacacacacacctctctcacAATTAGGCATGATATAACTAGCTGTGTCCAGCCTGAGAGGAGTCCTTCAGGGCAGCTGATGTACATTATATAGGAGCTCAATGGGAAAAAACAGGAAGTGTTATGGGATATTTGGTGGCACTGAGAAACTCAGAGGCTggtaataaaattaaccttgggtcaggggGTGGAgtcagcaactagttgacaggaattagccacagagaggaaggaggaggcgagaatatggatagagagatgtacaggacagaggagggagggacttagagatttGGTTCTTTTGGTTTGGGACGAGTGTAGAGACACTTTTCTCCttgggtctctggccaaaaaggaaggtctTCTGGTTGCTTCTTGGCCTCTCTCATCTAGCAGGTTTAGGTTTTCTCCCCAACATCTGATTCTCGAGTccttattggtaaatagaacaacaGCCTTAGTTAAAACTTACATTTGGCGGCTGTGGCTGAGCTGGTACCAGTGGGACCAGAAATCCAGCTAGGCCTCAGGCTGTATGGTGGGGTGCTGCCTCTGGGGCCTCGGGGCACTGATGGTAGTTAAAAATCAGTAGATTCGAGTGAGGCCACTAAACTGACAGAGAAACAACCCAAGTCTCATAAAGGTgagtgaaagaccctaacccttcaagctcacccccccccccaagccccaggagaatgaggaactaaaaagctAGTCCCAAGGGCaaactgactcagccattactcaaccacccctgccacaatgtaacagtGTAAAGAGATCTCTATTAAGAGATGCACTCACCTGTGACttggatagttgcaagtgttccaggaaagaccactgtaacTTTTGTTTAACCTTctctcccaccctgatacccccccttgaggtttcgggaAAAATGTGCATACGGACGTGATTGTactcaccctgtgatcaggccatgatcttgtgaaagtagcctctagacataaatcaatcgaaatgaaattgtatgagaattgtaatcttatggcttttgtggatttttcctttaaaagtacccatgtggctgcagtagAC belongs to Peromyscus eremicus chromosome 3, PerEre_H2_v1, whole genome shotgun sequence and includes:
- the LOC131906441 gene encoding LOW QUALITY PROTEIN: sperm motility kinase X-like (The sequence of the model RefSeq protein was modified relative to this genomic sequence to represent the inferred CDS: deleted 2 bases in 2 codons) produces the protein MEQGGEAHCSAEETLIDDYKMMMTLGQGQFPEVKLAFHVPTVLSCVAVKILRNKKYASICLAYQREISIMKSLAHPNIIKLFHVVHTRETTYLVMEHASEGGLLHHILELGSLEESEARRLFTQQYCHDNFIVHRDIEANNILIEHMGNAKLCDFGLSAKVIPEEKLGGFCGTLYYCAPELFGKKAYNGHATDIWSLGVLLFFMVTGGRGDFPFKASSVAGVKEQILTKNFRVPLHVSVDIHDVILKLLIINPYRRPTVGQIMKRPMVRNSEAWSPPASTQSLPGTPSPSIVRAMTVMGYKSEEIIESLRDQKYNQVMATYLILQHQLPGGDCYHHQEKPVRAMQPGLVLNLADLHTFPVSLGRATDPALPTFTLPSKTKEKDEKNARQGGTRHSMPAALCCQPKRTHPPHLPYLGCPMADSLMGSNLEITEYFKQSEIGSFGSHMASVQPPLFPDTSSPRPHQNESTSDTDNMFSCSPQEELWSSQEASQYFTPTGSSLWDTLQKETITQRSTMTQEGTMAQVEGMTQEGTLTQEGTTTQELTMI